A window of the Lolium perenne isolate Kyuss_39 chromosome 7, Kyuss_2.0, whole genome shotgun sequence genome harbors these coding sequences:
- the LOC127317394 gene encoding MACPF domain-containing protein At1g14780, whose translation MVEQRMARPRETIGGRGGETTAAVERAVRSLGMGVDMAGDLRLRHCKAAGGCLVARSGGKATVTMPGVGVVLDVPADVKCSKGGRTRLRSDVLEFNKMTELFNHRSSVPGKIPSGLFNASFGLDGGSWAQDASSTKCLAVDGYFISLLDLRLDCQPLAIADHVVADVPDSWDPPAIASFIEKYGTHVVVGVSMGGQDVVYVKQEKSSLLPESEIKEHLEKLGDQLFTGTCTLRPSHFKSRDHKIKVPEAFNVFDAQQSQQRLEGMTTQVACKEGVTVIHSKRGGDVAARSHAEWLLTLPAKPDAINFRLVPLTSLLRGVVGLGFLSHAINVYLRYKPPVADLRYFLEFQHHRSWAPVLSELPLGFCSNRLGASQALNFSLVGSKLHVSSNQVIVPNLPVTGMRLHLEGKKNNRLGLHLQHLASSPTFINARPDQAPRWRGSEAISDERYYEPVQRRMFAHICTVPVKYNSHWCSGHRQTAFIVSGAQLHVKAHDSTNVLHLSLLYTELLGYTVVQSKWEHSTASLPGKGTSFLSKSFATSSATAEKDRQDRQEAARFGIDSGVFARGPPVPVGDQKLLKFVDTSQITMGPQDAPGYWLATGAKLVVDKGKISLHVKFSLLAPVS comes from the exons ATGGTGGAACAAAGAATGGCCAGGCCTAGGGAGACGATCGGCGGCAGGGGCGGGGAGACGACGGCGGCGGTGGAGAGGGCGGTGAGGTCCCTCGGCATGGGAGTTGACATGGCCGGCGACCTGAGGCTGAGGCACTGCAAGGCTGCAGGAGGATGCCTCGTCGCCAGGAGCGGCGGGAAGGCGACAGTCACCATGCCGGGTGTCGGGGTGGTGCTCGACGTGCCAGCCGACGTCAAGTGCAGCAAGGGCGGCCGGACAAGGCTCAGGAGCGACGTGCTCGAGTTCAACAAG ATGACTGAGCTGTTCAACCACCGGAGCTCGGTGCCGGGGAAGATCCCGTCGGGGCTGTTCAACGCATCCTTCGGACTGGACGGCGGCTCCTGGGCTCAGGACGCCTCCAGCACCAAGTGCCTTGCGGTCGACGGCTATTTCATCTCCCTCCTCGACCTCCGCCTCGACTGCCAGCCCCTCGCCATCGCCGACCATGTCGTCGCCGACGTGCCGGACAGCTGGGACCCCCCAGCAATAGCAAG TTTCATCGAGAAGTACGGGACTCACGTCGTGGTGGGGGTAAGCATGGGCGGCCAAGATGTGGTGTACGTCAAACAGGAGAAGTCGTCGCTGCTACCGGAGTCGGAGATCAAAGAGCATCTAGAAAAGCTTGGTGACCAGCTCTTCACTGGGACATGCACTCTGCGCCCTTCACACTTCAAGTCCAGGGACCACAAGATTAAG GTCCCTGAGGCCTTCAACGTATTTGATGCCCAACAATCACAGCAGAGACTTGAAGGAATGACGACTCAAGTCGCATGCAAAGAG GGTGTGACAGTGATACACTCCAAGAGGGGAGGGGATGTCGCTGCGAGGAGCCACGCCGAGTGGCTGCTCACGTTGCCGGCAAAGCCGGATGCGATCAACTTCAGGCTTGTGCCCCTGACATCCCTTCTCAGGGGAGTGGTGGGATTGGGTTTCCTCTCTCATGCCATAAACGTCTACCTGAGAT ACAAACCTCCAGTAGCAGACTTGAGGTACTTCCTTGAGTTTCAGCACCACAGGTCGTGGGCGCCCGTGCTCAGTGAGCTACCTCTCGGTTTTTGTTCGAACCGCCTAGGCGCTAGCCAAGCCTTGAACTTCAGTCTTGTGGGCTCAAAGCTCCATGTCAGCTCAAACCAG GTTATTGTTCCAAACTTGCCAGTCACTGGGATGAGACTGCACCTGGAGGGCAAGAAAAACAACAG GTTAGGCCTCCACCTGCAACATCTGGCAAGCTCCCCGACATTCATCAATGCACGACCAGACCAGGCACCGAGATGGCGAGGATCTGAGGCGATCTCCGATGAACGGTACTACGAGCCGGTGCAGCGGAGGATGTTCGCCCACATCTGCACCGTGCCAGTGAAGTACAATTCCCACTGGTGCAGCGGGCACCGGCAGACCGCATTCATCGTGTCCGGTGCGCAGCTGCACGTCAAGGCCCATGATTCAACCAATGTTCTGCACCTCAGTCTCCTCTACACCGAGCTTCTAGGGTATACGGTGGTGCAGTCCAAATGGGAGCACAGCACAGCGAGTCTTCCAGGTAAAGGGACGAGCTTTCTCTCGAAGTCGTTCGCAACATCTTCAGCTACTGCTGAGAAAGATCGGCAAGATCGGCAGGAAGCAGCAAGATTTGGCATTGACTCCGGGGTGTTTGCCCGAGGACCGCCAGTGCCGGTTGGGGACCAGAAGCTGCTCAAGTTTGTTGATACATCTCAGATCACCATGGGGCCACAGGACGCCCCTGGGTACTGGCTGGCCACAGGTGCAAAGCTTGTTGTTGACAAGGGGAAGATCTCACTGCATGTCAAGTTCTCACTGCTGGCTCCAGTTTCTTGA